In the Streptomyces sp. BHT-5-2 genome, one interval contains:
- a CDS encoding acyl-CoA dehydrogenase family protein, with protein sequence MNTHTIDTSAPVISADAYDTGAFYADADAIATVTNTTAANAVALPSPDAATAELLAAAHEAGRRAVPAPLAETALVARPLLRRAGLTVPDGPLSYAIAPDLTIRYAHPATSAVGSAGCSGEDDTLLVTGTLRRVPWGRAAGAVVVLATAPFGPVLFTLAPDQAVLTPGGNLAEEPRDDLHLASLEIPASRVRRVPRELLAEAELRAALARAALIAGAAERCVELTVAHTTARTQFGRPLSRFQAVKQEEARLIEEAALVRAAVQSAATPLDTGGPAAHFTVAAAKTQASASAAEIARIAHQLHGAIGITRLNPLYLATTRLWSWRDEDGDETHWARRLARPLTATTLWPTLTSTP encoded by the coding sequence ATGAACACCCACACGATCGACACCAGCGCCCCGGTCATCTCCGCCGACGCCTACGACACCGGCGCCTTCTACGCCGATGCGGACGCCATCGCCACCGTCACCAACACCACCGCCGCAAACGCCGTGGCCCTCCCGTCCCCGGACGCCGCCACCGCCGAACTCCTCGCCGCCGCCCACGAGGCAGGACGCCGCGCCGTTCCCGCTCCCCTGGCCGAAACCGCCCTGGTCGCCCGCCCACTGTTGCGCCGCGCCGGCCTCACCGTTCCGGACGGCCCGCTCAGCTACGCCATCGCACCCGACCTGACGATCCGATACGCCCACCCGGCCACCTCGGCCGTCGGCTCGGCCGGCTGCTCGGGCGAGGATGACACCCTGCTGGTCACCGGCACCCTACGGCGCGTCCCTTGGGGCCGCGCCGCCGGTGCCGTGGTCGTGCTGGCCACCGCCCCCTTCGGCCCCGTCCTGTTCACCCTGGCCCCGGACCAGGCCGTCCTCACGCCCGGCGGCAACCTCGCCGAGGAACCCCGCGACGACCTGCACCTCGCCAGCCTTGAGATTCCCGCCTCGCGGGTCCGCCGGGTCCCCCGGGAACTGCTGGCGGAGGCCGAGCTCCGCGCGGCCCTGGCCCGCGCCGCCCTGATTGCCGGAGCCGCCGAACGCTGCGTCGAGCTGACGGTCGCCCACACCACCGCCCGTACCCAGTTCGGCCGCCCGCTCAGCCGCTTCCAGGCCGTCAAGCAGGAAGAGGCCCGGCTGATCGAGGAAGCCGCCCTGGTCCGCGCCGCCGTCCAGAGCGCCGCCACACCACTGGACACCGGCGGCCCGGCCGCACACTTCACCGTCGCCGCCGCCAAGACCCAGGCATCCGCCTCGGCCGCCGAGATCGCCCGTATCGCCCACCAGCTGCACGGCGCCATCGGGATCACCCGGCTCAACCCGCTCTATCTCGCCACCACCCGCCTGTGGTCCTGGCGCGACGAAGACGGCGACGAAACCCACTGGGCGCGCCGCCTGGCCCGGCCCCTCACCGCCACCACCCTCTGGCCCACCCTCACCAGCACCCCCTGA
- a CDS encoding CoA transferase — MTLNPLTTTKSTPAPAPTGEIVSRLLHTLGDPDPARGAEDITVVGADPLVPSVHRLADAMSAAIGVFGRQTAALGEQRGHRHQKVEVPAGAAIDQLMATYHTTLSGRPLGVLLDDPTLLGNNDFYRARDGRWIFIITTYPHLRDAVCSVLRCELDKVGIARAAADWNAFTLEEAICARGGVACVVRSRDEWLAHPAGRYVAQRPVVEIERVGDGPARPLEPICEADEALAGVRVLDLTHVIAGPVSTRLLAQFGADVLHLTRPDRPDPIPMIAMTGGGKRNAYCDLRDAHDRAAFHDALQDADVFVHAYRGLARHGASTEELVRRRPGLITLEYHAWGADGPWGERGGFDQLACSATGFAIEEWTDRPSLPPTYLLNDYLAAYLGAAAVATALRRRATEGGSWRIRVTLAGVCHWVQELGLLAREDVIDLPRPGSTPFAALSTVGTDFGPLTEPATPFAYSGRTVPEPGRRTPLGSAALQWR, encoded by the coding sequence ATGACTTTGAACCCTCTGACCACGACCAAGTCGACGCCGGCGCCGGCGCCCACCGGCGAGATCGTCTCCCGACTGCTGCACACCCTCGGCGACCCCGATCCGGCCCGGGGAGCCGAGGACATCACCGTCGTCGGGGCCGACCCCCTGGTGCCCTCGGTGCACCGCCTCGCCGATGCCATGTCCGCCGCGATCGGTGTCTTCGGACGGCAGACGGCGGCGCTCGGCGAACAGCGCGGTCACCGGCACCAGAAGGTGGAGGTACCGGCCGGAGCCGCGATCGACCAGCTCATGGCGACGTATCACACGACGCTCTCGGGGCGCCCGCTCGGTGTGCTGCTCGACGATCCGACGCTGCTCGGCAACAACGACTTCTACCGGGCGCGCGACGGCCGTTGGATCTTCATCATCACCACCTATCCGCATCTGCGGGACGCGGTCTGCTCCGTGCTGAGGTGCGAGCTCGACAAGGTGGGGATCGCCCGGGCCGCGGCCGACTGGAACGCCTTCACGCTGGAGGAGGCCATCTGCGCGCGGGGCGGCGTCGCCTGCGTGGTGCGCAGCCGCGACGAGTGGCTCGCGCACCCCGCAGGGCGGTACGTGGCGCAGCGGCCGGTCGTCGAGATCGAGCGCGTCGGTGACGGACCGGCCCGCCCGCTGGAACCGATCTGCGAGGCCGACGAGGCACTTGCGGGCGTTCGGGTGCTCGATCTCACGCATGTCATCGCAGGCCCGGTATCGACGCGGCTCCTCGCCCAGTTCGGCGCCGACGTGCTGCATCTGACGCGTCCCGACCGCCCCGACCCGATCCCGATGATCGCGATGACCGGCGGCGGCAAGCGCAACGCCTACTGCGACCTGCGCGACGCCCACGACCGCGCGGCCTTCCACGACGCGCTCCAGGATGCGGACGTCTTCGTGCACGCCTACCGGGGACTCGCCCGGCACGGGGCGTCGACCGAGGAACTCGTCCGGCGCCGCCCCGGACTCATCACCCTCGAATACCACGCCTGGGGCGCCGACGGCCCCTGGGGCGAACGCGGCGGATTCGACCAACTCGCCTGCTCGGCAACCGGATTCGCCATCGAAGAGTGGACGGACCGGCCGTCGCTGCCGCCGACGTATCTGCTCAACGACTATCTCGCCGCCTACCTCGGGGCCGCCGCCGTCGCAACGGCCCTGCGCCGACGTGCGACGGAGGGCGGCTCATGGCGGATCCGGGTGACCTTGGCCGGGGTGTGTCACTGGGTGCAGGAACTCGGGCTGCTGGCGCGGGAGGACGTCATCGACCTGCCCCGGCCAGGGAGTACGCCGTTCGCCGCGCTGTCGACCGTCGGGACCGACTTCGGCCCGCTCACCGAGCCGGCGACACCGTTCGCATACAGCGGGCGCACGGTCCCCGAGCCCGGCCGGCGTACCCCGCTCGGGTCTGCCGCACTCCAGTGGCGCTAG
- a CDS encoding CaiB/BaiF CoA-transferase family protein, translating into MSEQPSGPSGRGLLSGVRVIELASVIMAPYAAQQLGDLGADVIKVEPPTGDMTRHYPPRRHPGMGGAALNLNRNKRSAVIDLKAPHGRDALLALLRTADVFITNLRPQALEKLRLGYDDVAAVNPRLIYANAQGFRSDSRYGTHAAYDDIIQAASGLVWLNHKVSGRPHYVPTVLADKICGMQIAQSVLAALHYREHGGTGQHIEVPMADTMLAFNLVEHLGAATLETDGEFGSARSLSPERRAQRTADGWMCILPHSDRNWRDFTAFVGRPELADDPRFATGPERARNADQFYPLLTELTLRHTSAEWQEFCDRVGIAAAPVLDLESAATTAYAQEGGLLRVAEHPTEGPYRVIGRPVRYSADPEPELRPCPGIGQHTEEVLREAGFDPSLLHPTG; encoded by the coding sequence ATGTCCGAGCAGCCGAGCGGCCCGTCCGGCCGGGGACTCCTCTCCGGAGTCCGCGTGATCGAACTGGCCAGCGTGATCATGGCTCCGTACGCCGCCCAGCAACTCGGCGACCTGGGCGCCGACGTGATCAAGGTCGAGCCACCCACCGGTGACATGACGCGCCACTACCCGCCGCGGCGCCACCCCGGCATGGGCGGCGCGGCACTCAACCTGAACCGCAACAAGCGCAGCGCCGTCATCGACCTCAAGGCCCCGCACGGCCGCGACGCCCTGCTCGCCCTGCTGCGCACCGCCGACGTCTTCATCACCAACCTGCGCCCGCAGGCCCTGGAGAAGCTCCGCCTCGGCTACGACGACGTAGCGGCCGTCAACCCCCGGCTGATCTACGCCAATGCCCAGGGCTTCCGCAGCGACAGCCGTTACGGCACGCACGCCGCCTACGACGACATCATCCAGGCGGCCAGCGGCCTGGTCTGGCTCAACCACAAGGTCTCCGGCCGGCCGCACTACGTGCCCACCGTCCTGGCCGACAAGATCTGCGGCATGCAGATCGCCCAGTCGGTACTGGCCGCACTGCACTACCGGGAGCACGGCGGCACCGGCCAGCACATCGAGGTCCCCATGGCGGACACCATGCTCGCCTTCAACCTCGTCGAGCACCTGGGCGCGGCCACCCTGGAGACCGACGGCGAGTTCGGCTCGGCCCGCTCGCTCAGCCCGGAGCGCCGCGCCCAGCGCACCGCCGACGGCTGGATGTGCATCCTGCCGCACAGCGACCGCAACTGGCGGGACTTCACCGCCTTCGTCGGCCGCCCGGAACTGGCCGACGACCCGCGCTTCGCCACCGGGCCCGAACGGGCCCGCAACGCCGACCAGTTCTATCCCCTGCTCACAGAACTGACGTTGCGTCATACCAGTGCCGAGTGGCAGGAGTTCTGCGACCGGGTGGGCATCGCCGCCGCCCCGGTGCTCGATCTGGAGTCCGCCGCCACCACCGCCTACGCCCAGGAGGGCGGCCTGCTGCGCGTTGCCGAACACCCTACCGAGGGCCCCTACCGGGTGATCGGCCGGCCGGTCCGCTACTCGGCCGACCCCGAGCCGGAACTACGGCCCTGCCCGGGCATCGGCCAGCACACCGAAGAAGTCCTCCGTGAAGCCGGCTTCGACCCTTCCCTGCTGCACCCCACGGGCTGA
- a CDS encoding acyl-CoA dehydrogenase family protein yields the protein MSHSTLSPIAFPDVVLPESAGLLRAEVRAFLDEERARGTVLDRPDSWLAGWDPAFSRRLAERGWVGMALPAEYGGAGRGFLERYVVIEELLAAGAPVSAHWVSDRQAGPSVLQHGTEEQRRFFLPRIAAGQCFFSIGMSEKSSGSDLASVRTRAERTSDGWRLTGTKMWTGGAHVNDHAIVLARTDEAEDRHAGLSQFIVDLRAPGVRIEPIRLMSGEHRFNACHLEGVEVPADMLLGQRGDGWKQVTGELAFERSGPERYLSTFPLLVSLLHELEQRVATTEQRVHIGILTARLHSIRRLSLGVAAALDAGAPADTQAALVKDLGTRLEGTLIDTVRSVLPMAADPHATPGSHPELLAFALLHSPGYTLRGGTNEILRGIITRGLEQH from the coding sequence ATGTCTCATTCGACGCTTTCACCGATCGCCTTCCCCGATGTCGTCCTGCCCGAATCGGCCGGTCTCCTGCGCGCCGAAGTCCGCGCCTTTCTCGATGAGGAGCGCGCCCGCGGGACCGTGCTCGACCGTCCCGACTCCTGGCTGGCCGGCTGGGATCCCGCGTTCAGCCGCCGGCTCGCCGAGCGCGGTTGGGTCGGCATGGCCCTGCCCGCCGAATACGGCGGCGCGGGCCGCGGCTTTCTGGAGCGCTATGTGGTGATCGAGGAACTGCTCGCGGCGGGCGCCCCGGTCAGCGCCCACTGGGTCTCCGACCGGCAGGCCGGCCCGTCCGTCCTCCAGCACGGCACCGAGGAACAGCGCCGTTTCTTCCTGCCCCGGATCGCCGCCGGGCAGTGTTTCTTCTCCATCGGCATGAGCGAGAAGAGCAGCGGCTCCGACCTCGCCTCGGTGCGCACCCGCGCCGAACGCACCTCCGACGGCTGGCGGTTGACCGGCACCAAGATGTGGACCGGCGGCGCCCACGTCAACGACCACGCCATCGTGCTGGCCCGCACCGACGAGGCCGAGGACAGGCATGCCGGCCTCAGCCAGTTCATCGTCGACCTGCGCGCCCCGGGCGTACGGATCGAGCCGATCCGGCTGATGAGCGGTGAACACCGCTTCAACGCCTGCCACCTGGAGGGTGTCGAGGTCCCGGCCGACATGCTGCTCGGGCAGCGGGGCGACGGCTGGAAGCAGGTCACCGGTGAACTCGCCTTCGAGCGCAGTGGACCGGAACGTTACCTGTCCACCTTTCCCCTGCTGGTCTCCCTGCTCCACGAGCTCGAACAGCGCGTCGCGACGACCGAACAGCGCGTCCACATCGGTATTTTGACGGCCCGTCTGCACAGCATCCGCCGGCTCTCCCTCGGTGTGGCCGCCGCGCTGGACGCCGGAGCCCCGGCCGACACCCAGGCCGCTCTGGTCAAGGACCTCGGCACCCGTCTGGAGGGCACGTTGATCGACACCGTCCGCAGCGTCCTGCCGATGGCAGCCGACCCGCACGCCACCCCCGGCAGTCACCCCGAACTGCTCGCCTTCGCCCTGCTGCACAGCCCGGGCTACACCCTGCGCGGCGGCACCAACGAAATCCTTCGCGGCATCATCACTCGCGGTCTGGAGCAGCACTGA
- a CDS encoding helix-turn-helix domain-containing protein, translating into MSEHGRRRRHRTVDRVVWILEAAARAPGGVTVAELARTVEAPASSVQDLVNGLVATGFLLEQHRRFRLGPAPHVLNLIAGRVVPRISRAELAELSRVAGTPVLLTVRVGLDAVYLARGGEDHIPRLVPLADRHVARPLLRTAAGRLLLAFTDEAERRGLLDELGRHDPEGVAEFRSVLPAIRASRISRSEGLADPEVSALAIPVTEGPVVTGALALIHRRRGRSERLRLDRAAARLLAHIQESRM; encoded by the coding sequence ATGAGCGAGCACGGCCGACGACGGCGTCACCGTACGGTGGACCGGGTCGTGTGGATCCTGGAGGCCGCCGCGCGGGCGCCGGGCGGGGTGACCGTGGCCGAGCTGGCGCGGACGGTCGAGGCGCCGGCGAGTTCGGTGCAGGATCTGGTCAACGGCCTTGTCGCGACCGGCTTTCTGCTGGAACAGCACCGGCGCTTCCGGCTCGGCCCCGCCCCGCACGTCCTCAACCTCATCGCCGGCCGGGTCGTCCCACGGATCAGTCGGGCCGAGCTCGCCGAACTGAGCCGCGTCGCAGGCACCCCGGTGCTCCTCACGGTGCGGGTCGGGCTCGACGCCGTGTACCTCGCCCGCGGCGGCGAGGACCACATTCCCCGCCTCGTCCCGCTCGCCGACCGGCACGTCGCCCGACCGCTGCTGCGCACCGCCGCCGGCCGTCTGCTGCTGGCCTTCACCGACGAGGCGGAGCGCCGTGGGCTGCTCGACGAGCTCGGCCGCCATGACCCCGAGGGAGTCGCCGAGTTCCGTTCCGTTCTTCCGGCGATCCGCGCGTCACGGATCAGCCGCAGCGAGGGTCTGGCCGACCCCGAGGTCAGCGCGCTCGCGATCCCCGTCACCGAGGGCCCCGTCGTCACCGGAGCCCTCGCTCTGATACACCGGCGTCGCGGCCGCTCGGAGCGGCTGCGCCTGGACCGGGCGGCGGCCCGGCTGCTCGCGCACATCCAGGAGAGCCGGATGTGA